ATCGAGGCCAGCAGCGGACGATCCACCGCGGTGACCACGTCCGACGCCCGTAGACCGCCGGGTGCCGGGCCCCGGACGACGAGCCCGACGTTCGGATTCCGCTGGGCGATCCGCCCCGCCACCTTCTCGGCCGCGACACACCCGCGCACCGTCGCGGGAACGACGAGCGCAACCAGATCGGATTCGGCCAGCAGTACGTCCGCGATCTCCGCTCCGGGAATCTCGCCACCGGGCCGGGGAACATCACACACCGTGACCTCCACCGACGAGCGAGCCGCCTCGAGTACGGCCCGCGCGGCCGCGGCCGTCGGGCCGAACGACTCGCCCTCGACCCGGTCGCAGGAGAGCACCCGCACACCGGACGACGCGCGGGGAAGGGCGTCGTACAGCGCGGTGGCCGAGACCCGGCCGCTCTCCACCCGCAACCCCGACCACCGCAGCCCCGGCGTGCTCTCGAGGCCGAGGGTGAGATCCAACCCGGACCCGTAGGTGTCCGCGTCGACGAGCAGCGTCGTCATCTCGTCCGCAACCGATGCCGACGCCAGGGCGGCCGAGAACGTGGACGCACCGGCACCGCCGCACCCGCCGACGACCGCGACCACAGCTCCCGTACCGGTCTCCGTCCCCGGGCGCT
This genomic interval from Rhodococcus triatomae contains the following:
- the ssd gene encoding septum site-determining protein Ssd, with protein sequence MDTAEPRYAGGSSRLGDIAGTHDAAPAAEPDDAFVLVVVGAAALLPSIHRVAAAAGRRVVEMPSIHSPEWESAALVVLDTRAAAHRRGGVRRRSGVVIVTEGEPGLAEWKAAAEVGAESVLGLPDDEPALMTSMGERPGTETGTGAVVAVVGGCGGAGASTFSAALASASVADEMTTLLVDADTYGSGLDLTLGLESTPGLRWSGLRVESGRVSATALYDALPRASSGVRVLSCDRVEGESFGPTAAAARAVLEAARSSVEVTVCDVPRPGGEIPGAEIADVLLAESDLVALVVPATVRGCVAAEKVAGRIAQRNPNVGLVVRGPAPGGLRASDVVTAVDRPLLASMRADRAVPGMLEHDGFRLRRRSPLGEAARAVLARLAERPERVGWAA